In Chryseobacterium oranimense, a single window of DNA contains:
- a CDS encoding chemotaxis protein CheB → METANTKTELIVIGGSAGSLQVILEMLKKLKTDLAFPIVLILHRKAYSTNILQTLLQQFISIDVVEIDDKTEIENNKVYVVPADYHLLFENKNMMSLDFSEKMNYSRPSIDVTFKSAAEIYGENVVGVLLSGANADGVEGLGFIKKNKGKVWIQEPETAEVDYMPRHALQEVDYDLIIKPDNLADYINQL, encoded by the coding sequence ATGGAAACAGCCAATACAAAGACAGAATTAATTGTGATAGGAGGATCTGCGGGGAGCCTTCAGGTTATTCTTGAAATGCTTAAAAAACTGAAGACCGATCTGGCTTTTCCTATTGTTCTTATTCTGCACCGTAAGGCTTATTCCACCAACATTTTGCAGACATTGCTGCAGCAGTTTATTTCAATCGATGTCGTGGAAATTGATGATAAAACAGAAATTGAGAACAATAAAGTCTATGTAGTTCCCGCAGATTATCACCTGCTGTTCGAAAACAAAAATATGATGTCGCTGGATTTTTCAGAGAAAATGAACTATTCGCGTCCTTCCATTGATGTCACCTTTAAATCCGCCGCAGAAATCTATGGTGAAAATGTGGTGGGAGTTCTCCTTTCGGGAGCCAATGCCGATGGGGTTGAAGGTTTGGGATTTATCAAGAAAAATAAAGGAAAAGTCTGGATCCAGGAACCTGAAACTGCGGAAGTGGATTATATGCCCAGACATGCCCTGCAGGAAGTAGACTATGACTTAATTATTAAGCCGGATAATCTGGCAGACTATATCAATCAGCTATAA
- a CDS encoding response regulator, giving the protein MPKKIIRNLQFGVGLSLLILIASSVASYLSIQKQMDHRESLSKSRRSITAVKDVLVALLDAETGNRGYQLTGRENFLEPYNRSLNEYGKAIERAKALDISDKSQLERLNALEKNVRNNVGNLKQFVQNRKNGIVMTQQQIMQSKSYMDKCRQIVSDFVQYEESQLEIKNKELNRSSATTVMFIIVSAIAAVVVTIFFYVKLRADLIRRDKLEKELRAKDLEISRRVSAIREIANRVANGDYSQRAVDHSQDDLGDLVDSLNHMTDSLKKSFDKINKSDWRQKGLALLNESLVGNKSVKEVSDKSLNQLVSYGKCINGVLYLFDDGTLKLSTAFGLESTMKKTFEPGEGMVGQAFTNEKTQAYNNLNEEDFVASFASSKIKINGILLLPVHADGRCIGIFELGSATGFDEDRISYFDECSRNIGIALNAAKGREKEQQLLEETQAQSEELQVQHSELENLNTELEAQTQKLQASEEELKVQQEELMQANAELEERSRMLEEKNHLIAERNSEIQKKVEELALSTKYKSEFLANMSHELRTPLNSILLLSRLMVENPDENLNEDQIESAKVIQSSGSSLLTLIDEILDLAKIESGKMSLEYRDVLINDVVTDLKSLFNPVIQEKKIKFEVHIDSDVEKTIETDRLRVDQVLRNLLSNALKFTAEGSIHLNIAKDPKKKNFIIFSVKDTGIGIPEEKQAIIFEAFQQADGSTRRRFGGTGLGLSISREIARLLGGELTLKSKVNEGSEFSLIIPVTAVSETIQPETDQHLVEIIREDVEEIQNILDNTEAEPPVPVEILPIPESIEDDRDGITTQDKVILIVEDDIHFAKALLKYARMNQYKGVVVVRGDHALSAAVQYHPQAILLDVQLPVKDGWQVMDELKSNPATRPIPVHMMSVLQLERESLMKGAIDFINKPMALDKMTDVFRKIEEALQRSPQKVLIVEHNAKHASALAYYLSNFNISLSVENNVEDSVKALTSNVDCVILEASKGNEYQVIESIKSYEGLENLPIIIFTEHSLSKSEELKIKQYADSIVVKTAHSYERILDEVGLFLHLVEEKNNSVETARNKVLGSLTEVLSGKKILITDDDVRNIFSLTKALEKYKVEVVVAMDGKHALQQIDEHKDIDVILMDMMMPEMDGYETIKEIRKMPAFKKLPIIAITAKSMIGDREKCIEAGASDYISKPVDIDQLLSLLRVWLYES; this is encoded by the coding sequence ATGCCGAAAAAAATAATCAGAAATCTTCAGTTTGGAGTCGGGTTATCTTTATTGATCCTGATTGCAAGTTCAGTAGCTTCCTATCTGAGCATACAGAAGCAGATGGACCATCGGGAAAGCCTGTCCAAAAGCAGGAGATCCATTACAGCCGTAAAAGATGTTCTTGTTGCCTTACTGGATGCCGAAACAGGAAACAGAGGCTATCAGCTTACAGGAAGAGAAAATTTTTTAGAACCTTATAACCGTAGTTTAAATGAATATGGCAAAGCCATAGAACGTGCAAAAGCTCTGGATATTTCAGATAAAAGTCAGCTGGAACGTTTAAATGCTCTGGAAAAAAATGTCAGAAATAATGTTGGCAATTTAAAGCAATTTGTTCAGAACAGGAAAAACGGTATTGTCATGACGCAGCAGCAGATCATGCAGAGCAAAAGCTACATGGACAAATGCCGTCAGATCGTCAGCGATTTTGTACAGTACGAAGAAAGCCAGCTTGAAATTAAAAACAAAGAACTCAACCGTTCATCAGCTACAACCGTTATGTTTATTATTGTTTCGGCAATAGCAGCGGTAGTGGTTACTATATTCTTTTATGTAAAACTGAGAGCAGATCTTATCCGCAGAGACAAACTGGAAAAAGAATTAAGAGCAAAGGATCTTGAGATAAGCAGACGGGTAAGTGCCATCCGTGAGATAGCCAACAGGGTTGCCAACGGGGATTACAGCCAGAGAGCAGTAGATCATTCACAGGATGACCTCGGGGATCTGGTAGATTCTCTGAACCATATGACCGATTCACTGAAAAAATCCTTTGATAAAATTAATAAAAGCGACTGGCGCCAGAAAGGACTTGCATTGCTCAATGAATCTCTGGTAGGAAATAAATCCGTTAAAGAAGTTTCCGACAAATCTTTAAATCAGCTGGTGAGTTATGGGAAATGTATCAATGGGGTCTTATACCTTTTTGATGATGGAACCCTTAAGCTGAGCACCGCTTTCGGCCTGGAAAGTACCATGAAAAAGACATTCGAACCGGGAGAAGGAATGGTAGGTCAGGCTTTTACCAATGAAAAGACACAGGCTTATAACAACCTGAATGAAGAAGACTTTGTCGCAAGTTTTGCAAGCAGTAAAATAAAAATTAACGGGATACTTCTGCTTCCTGTTCATGCAGATGGTCGCTGTATCGGTATTTTTGAATTAGGATCCGCTACCGGTTTCGATGAAGACAGGATCAGCTATTTTGATGAATGCAGCCGGAACATAGGAATTGCTTTAAATGCAGCCAAAGGCCGTGAGAAAGAACAGCAGCTGCTGGAAGAAACACAAGCCCAGTCGGAAGAACTGCAGGTACAGCATTCCGAACTGGAAAACCTGAATACAGAACTGGAAGCCCAGACCCAAAAATTACAGGCCTCCGAAGAAGAACTTAAAGTACAGCAGGAAGAGCTGATGCAGGCTAATGCCGAACTCGAAGAACGTTCAAGAATGCTGGAAGAAAAAAATCACCTTATTGCAGAAAGGAACAGTGAAATCCAGAAAAAAGTAGAAGAGCTCGCACTCAGTACAAAATACAAATCCGAATTCCTGGCCAATATGTCCCACGAGCTGAGAACACCGCTGAATTCAATTCTTCTTCTTTCAAGGCTGATGGTTGAAAACCCGGATGAAAATCTTAATGAAGACCAGATAGAATCTGCAAAAGTCATCCAGAGCTCAGGAAGTAGCCTCCTTACCCTTATTGATGAAATCCTGGATCTTGCCAAAATAGAATCAGGTAAAATGTCCCTTGAATATCGGGATGTCCTGATTAATGATGTGGTGACAGATCTGAAAAGCCTCTTTAATCCGGTAATCCAGGAAAAGAAAATCAAATTTGAAGTTCACATAGACAGCGATGTTGAAAAAACAATTGAAACCGACAGGCTTAGAGTAGATCAGGTCCTGCGCAATCTTTTGTCCAATGCTTTAAAATTTACAGCAGAAGGAAGCATTCATCTGAACATTGCAAAAGACCCAAAAAAGAAAAATTTCATCATTTTCAGTGTTAAAGATACAGGAATAGGCATTCCGGAAGAAAAACAGGCCATTATTTTCGAAGCATTCCAGCAGGCGGACGGGTCCACGCGACGCAGATTCGGAGGAACCGGGCTGGGACTGTCCATAAGCCGTGAAATTGCAAGATTGCTTGGAGGAGAACTAACCCTGAAAAGTAAGGTGAATGAAGGCAGCGAATTCAGCCTGATCATTCCTGTAACTGCCGTTTCTGAAACTATACAGCCTGAAACCGACCAGCACCTCGTGGAGATCATCCGCGAAGACGTTGAAGAAATTCAGAACATTTTAGACAATACCGAGGCTGAACCGCCCGTTCCTGTTGAAATACTGCCGATTCCCGAGTCTATAGAAGATGACCGCGACGGGATTACCACACAGGATAAAGTAATTCTAATTGTTGAAGACGATATTCATTTTGCAAAAGCGCTCCTCAAGTATGCCCGTATGAACCAATACAAAGGAGTCGTGGTGGTAAGAGGGGATCATGCGTTGTCCGCAGCAGTTCAGTATCATCCACAAGCTATTTTGCTCGATGTTCAGCTGCCTGTGAAAGATGGATGGCAGGTAATGGACGAGCTAAAATCCAACCCCGCCACCAGACCGATTCCGGTACATATGATGTCTGTACTTCAGCTTGAAAGAGAAAGTCTGATGAAAGGAGCTATTGACTTCATCAACAAGCCGATGGCCCTTGATAAAATGACCGATGTTTTCAGAAAAATTGAAGAAGCACTTCAGAGATCTCCCCAAAAGGTCTTAATTGTAGAACACAATGCTAAGCATGCCAGCGCACTGGCTTACTATCTGAGTAATTTCAATATTTCATTATCAGTAGAAAATAATGTTGAAGACAGTGTTAAAGCCCTGACCTCCAATGTGGATTGCGTTATTCTGGAAGCCTCAAAAGGCAATGAATATCAGGTTATTGAATCCATCAAAAGTTACGAAGGATTAGAAAACCTGCCCATCATTATTTTTACAGAGCACAGTTTATCCAAATCGGAAGAGCTTAAGATCAAGCAGTATGCAGACTCCATCGTTGTAAAAACAGCCCATTCTTACGAAAGGATTTTAGACGAAGTAGGATTATTCTTACATTTGGTGGAAGAAAAAAACAACTCCGTTGAAACGGCAAGAAATAAAGTTTTAGGATCACTGACAGAAGTGCTGAGCGGTAAAAAAATATTGATTACCGATGATGACGTACGGAATATCTTTTCTTTAACCAAAGCCCTGGAAAAATACAAAGTGGAGGTTGTTGTTGCCATGGACGGGAAACATGCCCTGCAGCAAATAGACGAACACAAAGATATAGATGTTATTTTAATGGATATGATGATGCCTGAAATGGATGGCTACGAAACTATTAAAGAGATCAGGAAAATGCCTGCATTCAAAAAGCTTCCGATCATTGCCATTACAGCAAAATCTATGATCGGGGACCGGGAAAAATGCATAGAGGCAGGTGCTTCAGACTATATTTCGAAGCCTGTGGATATTGATCAGTTATTGTCCTTACTGCGTGTATGGTTATATGAAAGTTAA
- a CDS encoding response regulator, translated as MILIVDDNQSNLYSLKKLLESKDFQVDTANSGEEALGKAIKNNYALIILDVQMPGMDGFEVAETLADYSKTKEVPIIFLSAVNTEKKFITRGYASGGKDYVTKPVDPEILLLKVKTFYSLHEQNLAMKKTQQSLELEVKGRRESQVTMKSRIDHLQLMLESLPQIAFTLNEDGNIEFVNHKWYQYSNNEIDFPEVHPDDHNIREEFERSRKRNRALELEVRIKKVDSGDYRYHLLRVTPVNDGNVIKNWIGTFTDIDDQKKIEKEKDEFLSIASHELKTPLTSIKAYVQLLDRKLKLDRQSAEAGFMNKVQDQIEKLNTLITDLLDVSKIENGKLKINRKPTSLENLISSAVETIIQTHDENKVKIKRHGINPEILIPLDEIRIEQVLINFLTNAIKYSPQNNQIIVTTFVDEEKDEVKVSVTDFGIGIPDFKQDAVFRKFYRVEESSLQFQGMGIGLFICSEIIKQHHGTIGVSSKVEEGSTFYFTLPLN; from the coding sequence ATGATTTTAATTGTTGATGATAACCAAAGCAATCTTTACTCTTTAAAGAAACTGCTGGAATCCAAAGATTTTCAGGTAGATACAGCCAATTCCGGAGAAGAGGCGTTAGGAAAAGCAATAAAAAATAATTATGCACTGATAATTCTGGACGTGCAGATGCCGGGGATGGACGGATTCGAGGTAGCGGAAACATTGGCCGACTACAGCAAAACCAAAGAAGTTCCCATTATATTTTTATCCGCAGTAAATACCGAAAAAAAATTCATAACCCGCGGATATGCCTCAGGAGGGAAAGACTATGTCACCAAACCTGTAGATCCTGAAATTTTATTGCTTAAAGTTAAAACCTTTTATAGTCTCCATGAGCAGAATCTTGCCATGAAAAAGACCCAGCAGAGCCTGGAGCTTGAAGTTAAAGGAAGAAGAGAATCTCAGGTGACCATGAAGTCCCGCATTGACCATCTGCAGCTGATGCTCGAGTCATTGCCGCAGATTGCTTTTACCCTTAACGAAGACGGGAATATAGAATTTGTCAACCATAAATGGTATCAGTATTCGAATAATGAGATAGATTTTCCCGAGGTACATCCTGATGACCATAACATCAGGGAAGAATTTGAACGCAGCAGAAAAAGGAATAGGGCTCTTGAGCTTGAGGTAAGAATAAAAAAAGTAGATTCAGGGGACTACCGATATCATCTCCTGCGAGTAACCCCTGTGAACGATGGAAACGTCATAAAAAACTGGATAGGGACATTTACAGACATTGATGATCAGAAAAAGATTGAAAAAGAAAAAGATGAATTCCTGAGCATTGCCAGCCATGAGCTGAAAACACCTTTAACAAGTATAAAAGCCTACGTGCAGCTCCTGGACCGTAAATTAAAACTGGACAGACAGAGCGCTGAAGCTGGCTTTATGAACAAAGTTCAGGACCAGATCGAAAAACTGAACACCCTGATTACCGACCTCCTGGATGTCTCCAAAATAGAAAACGGAAAACTTAAGATCAACAGAAAACCAACCAGTCTTGAAAATCTTATCAGCAGTGCTGTTGAAACCATTATTCAGACCCATGACGAAAACAAAGTCAAGATAAAAAGACATGGGATAAATCCCGAAATCCTCATCCCTCTTGATGAAATCCGTATAGAACAGGTTCTTATTAATTTCCTCACCAATGCCATCAAATACTCTCCCCAAAATAATCAGATCATCGTTACCACCTTTGTAGACGAAGAAAAAGACGAAGTAAAAGTGAGCGTCACAGATTTCGGAATCGGGATCCCTGATTTTAAACAGGATGCTGTATTCCGTAAATTTTACAGGGTAGAAGAATCTTCCCTGCAGTTCCAGGGGATGGGAATCGGGCTGTTTATCTGTTCAGAAATCATCAAACAGCACCACGGAACAATTGGAGTATCCAGTAAAGTAGAAGAAGGATCAACCTTCTATTTCACCTTACCTTTAAACTAA
- a CDS encoding cytochrome-c peroxidase: MKNVLSWILIAFLTVSLLNNCFSNRVRKETKEKASFLAELRKLYSSGDSSKWPKPVLDPEARPYFSEIGHLPEIQFPKDNLYSEDKALLGKTLFFDPRLSKSDQIACASCHDPELGWCDNRTFSFGHNRQLGTRNAMSILNVAYARTLFWDGRAASLEEQSEMPIRDEREMNGHIDLAAGKIAKIKGYELLFEKAFGDKTVSKDRIAKAIAAFERTVRSGTSRFDQFIDGKAEVYSDDELMGLHLFRTKAQCMNCHSSGYFSNNQFENVGTSLLGSKEEDLGRYLVTKNPEDAGKFRVPGLREVMRTGPWMHNGSMTTLTEVIRFYSRGNPEHSQKRTTVHQGITLTSEKSGFVRLLDLTDEEIAQLEAFLHTLSSKPERVIPPALPQ; this comes from the coding sequence ATGAAAAATGTCCTGAGCTGGATATTGATTGCATTTCTTACCGTTTCTCTTTTGAACAACTGTTTCAGCAACCGTGTACGGAAAGAAACAAAAGAGAAAGCCTCATTTCTTGCTGAATTGAGAAAATTATATTCTTCCGGGGATTCTTCCAAATGGCCAAAACCGGTACTGGATCCCGAAGCAAGACCTTATTTTTCTGAAATAGGACACCTGCCGGAAATTCAGTTTCCAAAAGATAACCTCTATTCCGAAGACAAAGCACTGCTGGGAAAAACCCTTTTCTTCGATCCCCGGCTTTCCAAATCCGACCAGATTGCATGTGCCTCCTGCCATGATCCCGAACTCGGCTGGTGCGATAACCGGACTTTTTCTTTCGGGCACAACAGGCAGCTGGGCACCAGAAACGCGATGAGCATCCTGAATGTAGCCTATGCACGCACCTTGTTCTGGGACGGCCGCGCCGCATCCCTTGAAGAACAGTCTGAAATGCCGATCCGGGACGAGAGGGAAATGAACGGACATATTGATCTTGCAGCCGGAAAAATTGCAAAGATCAAAGGATATGAGCTCTTATTTGAAAAAGCTTTTGGAGATAAAACCGTTTCAAAGGACCGGATTGCCAAAGCCATAGCTGCTTTTGAAAGAACAGTCAGAAGCGGAACTTCCAGATTTGATCAGTTTATCGACGGGAAAGCCGAAGTTTATTCTGATGATGAACTGATGGGGCTTCATCTTTTCCGTACCAAAGCACAATGCATGAACTGCCACAGCTCCGGCTATTTTTCCAATAATCAGTTTGAAAATGTAGGAACCTCTCTTTTAGGGTCAAAAGAAGAAGATCTGGGAAGGTATCTGGTGACTAAAAACCCGGAAGATGCCGGAAAATTCCGTGTGCCGGGATTGCGCGAAGTGATGAGGACAGGCCCATGGATGCATAACGGATCTATGACAACCCTCACGGAAGTGATTCGGTTTTATAGCAGAGGAAATCCTGAGCATTCCCAAAAACGTACAACAGTTCACCAGGGAATAACACTTACTTCTGAAAAATCTGGTTTTGTAAGGCTGCTGGACCTTACTGATGAAGAAATTGCACAGTTGGAAGCATTTCTGCATACTCTGTCTTCAAAACCGGAAAGAGTAATACCACCTGCATTGCCCCAATAA
- a CDS encoding response regulator: protein MSTKKILIFDDDTTILEVITIIFEENGYQVEISETSHDILEKVSKFQPDVILMDNWIPKIGGVQATQLLKSHDEFRSIPVIYVTANNDIVRLAEEAQADDYVAKPFNLDDLEDKVAKYLQK, encoded by the coding sequence ATGAGTACAAAGAAGATTTTGATTTTTGATGATGATACAACAATTTTAGAGGTTATTACCATCATTTTTGAAGAGAATGGGTATCAGGTCGAAATTTCAGAAACATCTCATGATATTTTGGAAAAAGTTTCCAAATTTCAGCCCGATGTTATTCTTATGGATAACTGGATTCCAAAAATCGGAGGAGTACAGGCGACTCAGCTTTTGAAAAGCCATGACGAATTCCGCTCGATCCCCGTTATTTATGTAACGGCCAATAATGATATCGTCAGGCTGGCAGAAGAAGCCCAGGCGGATGACTATGTGGCAAAGCCATTTAATCTGGATGATCTGGAAGACAAGGTTGCTAAATATTTACAGAAATAA
- a CDS encoding response regulator, whose product MMNKKILIVDDDPRNIFALKLTLKSRGYQIDSCTSAQVAIQILKENEIDLVLMDMMMPEMDGYEAIKTIRNTPSISQIPVISVTAQAMPEDRQKCLDAGAQDYVSKPIDVDQLITAIEKLS is encoded by the coding sequence ATGATGAATAAGAAAATTTTAATTGTGGACGACGATCCACGGAACATATTTGCCCTTAAGCTGACCCTGAAATCCCGTGGATATCAGATTGACAGCTGTACCAGCGCTCAGGTAGCCATTCAGATTTTAAAAGAAAATGAAATAGACTTGGTCCTTATGGATATGATGATGCCTGAAATGGATGGGTATGAGGCCATAAAGACGATAAGAAATACACCGTCCATCAGCCAGATTCCTGTGATCTCTGTCACGGCGCAGGCTATGCCGGAAGACCGTCAGAAATGTCTCGATGCGGGAGCACAGGATTATGTGTCTAAACCCATTGACGTAGACCAGCTGATCACCGCCATAGAAAAACTTTCATAA
- a CDS encoding SDR family oxidoreductase encodes MNIELFSKNALVGAATQGIGAGIALELAKCGANVTVMARNEVKLKNIVSSLPIVGPHQKHRYLVADFSNFEAYRTIISEYFSSHSIDILINNTNGPEPGPALDKNVDDYQKAFDLLFKTVCETTLLALPHMIKQKNGRIINVSSLSVKEPIYNLSLSNSIRSAVIAWAKTLSIEVAQHQVTVNNILTGYFDTERIQNLIRHESQQTGKSQDEIKKARENKIPMKRLGKTEEYGHLAAFLASDYSAYLTGTSIPLDGGLNNTY; translated from the coding sequence ATGAATATTGAACTTTTTTCAAAAAATGCTTTGGTAGGAGCAGCTACCCAGGGAATAGGAGCGGGAATAGCTTTAGAACTCGCAAAATGTGGAGCTAATGTAACCGTAATGGCACGAAACGAAGTTAAACTGAAAAATATAGTATCTTCATTGCCTATCGTCGGACCTCATCAGAAGCATCGGTATCTGGTAGCCGATTTTTCCAATTTTGAAGCCTACAGAACAATTATTTCTGAATATTTCAGCAGTCATTCTATAGATATTCTGATCAACAATACCAATGGTCCGGAACCGGGCCCGGCACTGGATAAAAATGTGGATGATTATCAAAAAGCATTTGATTTACTTTTTAAAACCGTTTGCGAAACAACATTGCTGGCCCTGCCTCATATGATAAAGCAGAAAAACGGACGCATCATCAATGTTTCCTCACTGTCTGTAAAGGAACCGATCTATAATTTATCACTTTCAAATTCTATCAGGTCAGCGGTAATAGCCTGGGCGAAGACCCTGTCCATTGAAGTGGCACAGCATCAGGTTACGGTGAACAATATTCTTACAGGATATTTTGATACTGAACGTATTCAGAATCTCATCCGCCATGAATCCCAGCAAACCGGAAAGTCCCAGGATGAAATAAAAAAAGCAAGAGAAAATAAAATTCCTATGAAAAGATTAGGTAAAACTGAAGAATATGGTCATCTGGCAGCCTTTTTAGCATCGGATTATTCAGCTTATCTTACCGGAACGAGCATTCCTTTGGACGGAGGACTGAACAATACGTATTAA
- a CDS encoding CheR family methyltransferase, whose amino-acid sequence MLEPSIVKDEEVEYLIKDVYEMYGYDFSEYSRASFKRRVNRICLIDRFTSFAELRYTILNDPEYLKRFVEEITVNVTEMFRDPHFFKALREKILPQLGTYPLIRIWVAGCSTGEEAYSMAILLKETNLYHKSLIYGTDLNPSVLETARSGVFPLHQMKTYSENYILSGGKKDFSDYYTANYDSVRFDKSLQEKLILSTHNLVSDSSFNSFQLIICRNVLIYFDRGLQERVFKLFDNSLENLGYLALGAKETLRFSRLDRHYHQVDDQRIWKKAEHM is encoded by the coding sequence ATGCTGGAGCCGAGTATCGTAAAAGATGAAGAAGTAGAATACCTGATAAAAGATGTTTATGAGATGTACGGCTATGATTTCTCAGAATACAGCCGGGCCTCTTTTAAGCGCCGGGTAAACCGCATCTGCCTGATCGACAGGTTTACCAGCTTTGCAGAACTCCGGTATACCATCCTCAACGATCCGGAATACCTGAAACGTTTTGTGGAAGAAATAACGGTAAATGTCACGGAAATGTTCCGCGATCCGCATTTTTTCAAAGCACTCAGGGAGAAAATTTTGCCGCAGCTGGGAACCTATCCGCTTATAAGGATTTGGGTAGCTGGCTGCTCTACCGGCGAAGAAGCCTATTCAATGGCCATATTGCTTAAAGAAACCAATCTGTACCACAAATCACTGATATACGGTACGGACCTGAATCCGTCCGTTCTGGAAACTGCACGTTCAGGAGTTTTTCCATTACATCAGATGAAAACATATTCTGAAAATTATATTTTATCAGGGGGTAAAAAGGACTTCTCCGATTATTATACGGCCAATTATGACAGTGTAAGATTTGATAAGAGCCTGCAGGAAAAACTCATCCTGTCTACCCATAACCTGGTTTCGGACAGCTCTTTTAACAGTTTTCAGCTGATTATCTGCAGAAATGTACTGATCTATTTTGACCGCGGATTGCAGGAACGTGTCTTTAAACTTTTTGATAACAGCCTTGAAAATTTGGGATATCTTGCACTGGGCGCAAAAGAAACCCTCAGGTTTTCAAGACTGGACAGGCATTACCATCAGGTAGACGACCAGAGAATCTGGAAGAAAGCGGAACACATGTAA